The proteins below are encoded in one region of Paramisgurnus dabryanus chromosome 2, PD_genome_1.1, whole genome shotgun sequence:
- the LOC141281573 gene encoding uncharacterized protein: MILQLKMYSIVLIQAMMLSVWKPTTITQAPTTTTATPTTTTAAPTTTTLAPTITTVAPTTTTAAPTTTTQSPTTTTATPNSTTVAPTTTTAAPTTTTQSPTTTTATPTTTTAAPNTTTQAPTTTTTTQAPTIMTAAPTTTTAAPTTTIQAPRTTTATPTTTTAAPITTTQAPTTTTATPTTTAAQTSTTAAPATTTVAPTTTTQAPTTKTHAPTTTTQAPTTTTQMRISTTAEPTTTTQGPTTTTQSPSTTTAASATTRVAPTTTTQVPKTTTVAQTTTTAAQTTTTHAPTTTAVAPTTTAVEPTTTTQGPTTIAVAPTTTTAAPTTTTQAPTTTTAAPTTTTQAPTTTTAALTTTTAAPTTTTAAPTTTTQAPTTTTAAPTTTTQAPTTTTAAPTTKTAAPTTTTQAPTTTTAAPTTTTAPSTTTIQATTTTTAAPKTTIQAATTTTAAPTTTTAATTTTTQAPTTTPDAPTTTTAAPTTTTAAPTTTTANYYTNHHYSCTNNHDCCSNINYSYTNNHNTSRNNQDSCTNNPDNCTKNHNSYTNYHNTVAPTTTTQRPTTTAVASTTTRAAPTSTTAAPTTTTAAPTTTTAVPTTTTAAQTTTTAAPSTTTATPTTTTAAPTSTTAAPTTTKAAPTSTTAAPTTTTAAPTSNTAAPTTTTQTETASTTAPTTTTAAQTSTTAAPTTTTAAPTSNTAAPTTTTQPETASTTAPTTTTAAQTSTTAAPTTTTAAPTSNTAAPTTTTQTETASNTAPRTTTAAPRTTTASQTTTTALHRQLQHKHQQPQHKRRQPPLLHQQPQLLHQ; the protein is encoded by the exons AAACCAACAACaataacacaagcaccaacaacaacGACAGCTACACCAACAACAACTACAGCTgccccaacaaccacaacacttGCACCAACAATcacgacagttgcaccaacaaccacaacagctgcaccaacaaccacaacacaatctccaacaaccacgacagctacACCAAACTCCACGACAgtagcaccaacaaccacaacagctgcaccaacaaccacaacacaatctccaacaaccacgacagctacACCAACAAcaactacagctgcaccaaacaccacaacacaagcaccaacaacaacaacaacaacacaagcaccaacaatcatgacagctgcaccaacaaccacaacagctgcaccaacaactacgATACAAGCCCCAAGAACCACGACAGCTACACCAACAAcaactacagctgcaccaataaccacaacacaagcaccaacaaccacgacagctacACCAACAACTACAGCTGCACAAACatccacgacagctgcaccagcaaccacaacagttgcaccaacaactacAACACAAGCCCCAACAACCAAAACACATgccccaacaaccacaacacaagcaccaacaaccacaacacaaatGCGAATATCcacaactgct gaaccaacaaccacaacacaagggCCAACAACCACGACACAATCACCATccaccacaacagctgcatcaGCAACAACTagagttgcaccaacaaccacaacacaagtgccaaaaaccacaacagttgcacaaacaaccacaacagctgcacaaacaaccacaacacatgccccaacaaccacagcagttgctccaacaaccacagcagttgaaccaacaaccacaacacaagggCCAACAACCAtagcagttgcaccaacaaccacaacagctgcaccaacaaccacaacacaagcaccaacaaccacaacagctgcaccaacaaccacaacacaagcaccaacaaccacaacagctgcactgacaaccacaacagctgcaccaacaaccacaacagctgcaccaacaaccacaacacaagcaccaacaaccacaacagctgcaccaacaaccacaacacaagcaccaacaaccacaacagctgcaccaacaaccaaaacagctgcaccaacaaccacaacacaagcaccaacaaccacaacagctgcacctacaaccacaacagctcCCTCAACAACCACAATTCAAgcaacaacaaccacaacagctgcaccaaagACCACAATTCAAGCAGCAACAACCACTAccgctgcaccaacaaccacgacagctgcaacaacaaccacaacacaagcaccaacaaccacgccagatgcaccaacaaccacaacagctgcaccgacaaccacaacagctgcaccgacaaccacaacagct AACTACTACACCAAccaccactacagctgcaccaacaaccacgactgctgcaGCAACATCAACTACAGctacaccaacaaccacaacacaagcagaAACAACCaagacagttgcaccaacaaccctGACAACTGCACTAAGAACCACAACAGCTAcaccaactaccacaaca cagttgcaccaacaaccacaacacaaagGCCAACAACCACAGCAGTTGCATCAACAACCACAagagctgcaccaacatccactacagctgcaccaacaaccacgacagctgcaccaactaccacgaCAGCTGTACCAActaccacgacagctgcacaaactaccacgacagctgcaccatcaaccacgacagctacaccaacaaccacgacagctgcaccaacatccactacagctgcaccaacaaccactaaagctgcaccaacatccactacagctgcaccaacaaccactacagctgcaccaacatccaatacagctgcaccaacaaccacaacacaaacagaaacagcctcgacaactgcaccaacaaccactacagctgcacaaacatccactacagctgcaccaacaaccactacagctgcaccaacatccaatacagctgcaccaacaaccacaacacaaccAGAAACAGCCTcgacaactgcaccaacaaccaccacAGCTGCAcaaacatccactacagctgcaccaacaaccactacagctgcaccaacatccaatacagctgcaccaacaaccacaacacaaacaGAAACAGCCTCGAACACTGCACCAAGAACCACGACAGCTGCTCCAAGAACCACAACAGCTTCACAAActaccacgacagct ctgcatcGACAActacaacacaagcaccaacaaccacaacacaagcgcCGACAACCTCcactgctgcaccaacaacctcAACTACTGCACCAataa